A single region of the Deinococcus roseus genome encodes:
- a CDS encoding ParA family protein produces the protein MKFISVAGIKGGVGKTTTAVSIAKILADLNHSVLLIDSDVGLSASYKWLHRNPDYPWGLQVRKWEEVRRQLEQNPKHLQEQGLDYVVMDTRGSEDIEELVTLARQSTLMVLPTKPDGLSVEGLKDTLTPLLQHKVRNFKVLITDSPAHNSDGKDAQDELVAAKLPVFASIIRRTEAVSKAATQGVPIKDARVYKTLKDDNGEYKVDSEGYLIQKSSGRAHNAVNAWLDYQRVVQELVQQLNQTAAHG, from the coding sequence ATGAAATTTATCTCCGTGGCAGGAATCAAAGGTGGAGTCGGCAAAACCACCACCGCAGTGAGCATTGCCAAGATTCTCGCAGACCTGAACCATTCGGTCCTCCTGATTGATTCAGACGTCGGCCTTTCCGCCAGCTACAAATGGTTGCACCGCAACCCTGACTACCCGTGGGGCCTCCAGGTGCGCAAATGGGAAGAGGTGCGCCGCCAACTGGAACAAAACCCCAAACACCTGCAAGAACAGGGACTGGATTATGTGGTGATGGACACCCGGGGCAGTGAAGACATTGAAGAACTGGTGACCCTGGCCCGCCAGAGCACCCTGATGGTGCTTCCCACCAAGCCAGATGGCCTCAGCGTTGAAGGCCTCAAAGACACCCTCACCCCCCTGCTGCAACACAAGGTGCGCAACTTCAAGGTGCTGATCACCGACTCCCCTGCCCACAACAGCGATGGGAAAGACGCACAGGATGAACTGGTGGCCGCCAAACTGCCGGTGTTTGCCAGCATCATCCGGCGCACCGAAGCGGTCTCAAAGGCAGCCACCCAGGGTGTGCCCATCAAAGATGCCCGGGTGTATAAGACCCTCAAAGACGACAATGGCGAGTACAAAGTGGACAGTGAAGGTTACCTGATCCAGAAGTCATCTGGTCGCGCCCACAATGCCGTCAATGCCTGGCTGGACTACCAGCGGGTGGTGCAGGAACTGGTCCAGCAACTGAACCAAACAGCGGCCCATGGTTAA
- a CDS encoding ParB/RepB/Spo0J family partition protein yields the protein MINAKKKPAGSGFGALAGIQAEVLAEPTALPEFISVELIDANPHQTRYQFEEEPLQALAESIKANGLLQPVVLRKKADGRYQLIAGERRLRAHKLAGLSEIKSVILDKPESADLELNLTENELRQNLNTFERVEAVVQLVALHFGKDPADVPELLYKQRRQPDPEVVAYLEDICKKFSFGKWDSLVANQLSVLTLPEDLKTLLRQDRIPYKHALKLRQITDEHQRNLLTQRVLEEGMGLEALTQEVSRLTSKPTSQKDSPRALVEKKFKRVVSRMSPDQKEKLNGLLADLEQLLLQTEQ from the coding sequence ATGATTAACGCCAAAAAGAAACCTGCGGGTTCAGGATTTGGTGCCCTTGCGGGCATCCAGGCAGAGGTGCTTGCCGAGCCCACCGCCCTTCCAGAGTTCATCTCGGTGGAATTGATTGATGCCAACCCCCACCAGACCCGCTACCAGTTTGAGGAAGAACCTTTGCAGGCCCTGGCCGAAAGCATCAAAGCAAACGGTTTGCTGCAACCCGTGGTGCTCCGCAAAAAAGCCGATGGGCGTTACCAGCTGATCGCCGGGGAAAGGCGCTTGCGGGCGCACAAACTGGCTGGTCTCTCTGAGATCAAAAGCGTGATCCTCGACAAACCGGAGAGTGCAGATCTCGAATTGAACCTCACCGAGAATGAACTCCGGCAAAACCTCAACACCTTTGAGCGGGTGGAAGCCGTGGTGCAACTGGTGGCCTTGCACTTTGGCAAGGATCCTGCAGATGTTCCCGAGCTGTTGTACAAGCAGCGCAGGCAACCCGACCCTGAGGTGGTGGCTTACCTTGAAGACATCTGCAAGAAGTTTTCCTTTGGGAAGTGGGACTCACTGGTGGCCAACCAACTGAGTGTGCTGACCCTCCCGGAAGACCTCAAAACCCTGCTCAGGCAAGACCGCATTCCGTACAAGCATGCCTTGAAACTCCGGCAGATCACCGATGAACACCAGCGCAACCTCCTCACCCAGCGGGTGCTGGAAGAGGGCATGGGTCTGGAAGCCCTCACCCAGGAGGTTTCACGACTCACCAGCAAGCCCACTTCTCAAAAGGATTCGCCCCGTGCCCTGGTGGAGAAGAAATTCAAGCGGGTGGTCTCCAGGATGTCTCCTGACCAGAAAGAAAAGCTGAACGGCCTGCTGGCCGATCTGGAGCAATTGCTGCTTCAGACAGAGCAGTGA
- a CDS encoding DNA cytosine methyltransferase, whose translation MLHTINKRINSKNGQPKLWLEGRRLTQVGFLPGTKYEIFFLPEDKSLRIQADPQGKRVVSSHRDQPVLDIESKQFAGMYDLNAELQIQLTQGQITVKLHPQTLQQQMRIRQITERLQAGLPLRTAAMYFGAGLLDHALHSALQSAQLPAELTFMVERETRYVDHACTHNPLITQATHTIEADTFDLFHLDLPQVDILTAGIPCTAISKAGRAKHQTALPEQHPAGTCFQDVVLVVRKTNPALVVLENVPGYLNTAGYATLKQSLQRLGYTITEQVLNGLEHGALEDRSRLVVIASSLGMVQVMPESARGETALADVLTEVPMDSTRWKDHTQLSKKAISDRAAGKGFRMQLLQPQASHCGTIGRGYAKQRSTEPRIVHPHDPQKSRLLTPMEHARVKGVPYALVEAESETLQHQLLGQGVVYGMFVAVGRALARKMQSLQTAGGDLNFLGIKEKSSNKGKQGILFS comes from the coding sequence GTGCTGCACACCATCAACAAACGCATCAACAGCAAAAACGGTCAGCCCAAACTGTGGCTGGAAGGCCGCCGACTCACCCAGGTGGGTTTCTTGCCGGGCACCAAATACGAGATTTTTTTCTTGCCTGAAGACAAATCGCTGCGGATCCAGGCTGACCCCCAGGGCAAACGCGTGGTGTCCAGCCACCGCGACCAGCCCGTGCTGGACATCGAAAGCAAACAATTTGCTGGAATGTATGACCTGAATGCAGAATTGCAGATCCAGCTGACCCAGGGCCAGATCACCGTCAAACTGCACCCCCAAACACTGCAACAGCAGATGCGAATCCGTCAGATCACCGAACGCCTGCAGGCAGGGCTCCCCCTGCGCACAGCAGCCATGTACTTTGGAGCAGGACTCTTGGACCATGCCTTGCACAGTGCCCTGCAGTCCGCGCAGTTGCCTGCAGAATTGACCTTCATGGTGGAACGCGAAACCCGGTACGTGGATCATGCCTGCACCCACAACCCCCTGATCACCCAGGCCACGCACACCATTGAAGCGGACACTTTTGACCTGTTCCACCTTGACCTTCCCCAGGTGGACATCCTCACGGCAGGCATTCCCTGCACGGCCATCAGCAAAGCTGGACGGGCCAAACACCAAACGGCCCTCCCCGAGCAGCATCCGGCAGGCACCTGTTTTCAAGATGTGGTGCTGGTGGTGCGGAAAACGAACCCCGCTCTGGTGGTGCTGGAAAACGTGCCGGGATACCTGAACACAGCCGGTTACGCCACCCTCAAACAGTCCCTGCAACGGCTGGGTTACACCATCACCGAGCAGGTGCTCAACGGTCTGGAGCATGGGGCGCTGGAAGACCGTTCCAGACTGGTGGTGATTGCCAGCAGCCTTGGCATGGTGCAGGTGATGCCCGAAAGTGCAAGAGGCGAGACGGCCCTGGCCGATGTGCTGACTGAGGTTCCCATGGACAGCACCCGCTGGAAAGACCACACTCAACTCAGCAAAAAAGCCATCAGTGACCGGGCCGCAGGCAAGGGTTTTCGCATGCAACTGCTGCAGCCGCAGGCTTCCCATTGTGGCACCATCGGACGAGGATACGCCAAGCAGCGCAGCACCGAACCCCGCATTGTGCATCCGCACGATCCGCAAAAGAGCCGCCTGCTCACCCCGATGGAACATGCCAGGGTGAAAGGTGTGCCTTACGCTCTGGTTGAAGCGGAATCTGAGACGCTGCAACACCAGCTGTTGGGACAGGGGGTGGTGTATGGGATGTTCGTGGCGGTGGGGCGCGCCCTGGCCCGCAAAATGCAATCACTGCAGACCGCAGGAGGAGACCTGAATTTTCTGGGCATTAAAGAAAAATCGAGCAATAAAGGAAAACAGGGCATCTTATTCAGCTAA